A genomic region of Persephonella marina EX-H1 contains the following coding sequences:
- the tsf gene encoding translation elongation factor Ts has product MATDAKLVKTLREMTGAGILECKKALEETGGNLEEAVELLRKRGIAKAAKKAGRETKEGIIHSYIHAGGRVGVLLELNCETDFVARNEVFKELANEIALQIAAMKPQYVSREDIPREVIEKEGEIAREAAIAEGKPEHIAEKIAEGKLEKFFKEVCLLEQPYIKDDKKTIEDLIKEYIAKLGENIKVSRFCRYEIGE; this is encoded by the coding sequence ATGGCTACAGACGCAAAACTTGTAAAAACTTTAAGAGAGATGACAGGTGCTGGAATATTAGAGTGTAAAAAAGCCCTTGAAGAGACAGGTGGAAATCTTGAGGAGGCTGTTGAGCTTTTAAGAAAAAGAGGGATAGCAAAGGCTGCAAAAAAGGCAGGAAGAGAAACAAAGGAAGGTATAATCCATTCTTACATACATGCAGGTGGAAGAGTTGGTGTTTTACTTGAGCTTAACTGTGAGACAGATTTTGTTGCAAGAAATGAGGTTTTCAAGGAGCTTGCAAATGAGATAGCTCTCCAGATAGCAGCTATGAAGCCACAGTATGTGAGCAGAGAGGATATCCCAAGGGAAGTGATTGAGAAGGAAGGAGAGATAGCAAGGGAAGCTGCTATAGCAGAAGGAAAACCGGAACATATAGCTGAGAAGATAGCTGAGGGAAAGCTTGAGAAGTTCTTCAAAGAGGTATGCCTCTTAGAACAGCCTTACATAAAGGATGACAAGAAAACTATTGAAGATCTCATTAAAGAGTACATAGCAAAACTTGGAGAGAATATTAAAGTATCAAGATTCTGCAGGTACGAGATAGGGGAATAA
- a CDS encoding phosphoglycerate kinase encodes MFNSYMTLEDVDVTGKRVFVRVDYNVPLDEHGHIVDDTRIRETIPTINYLLDKNAKVILASHLGRPKGERNPKYSLFPVARRLERLLNKEVKFAPDCVGKEVEELVFNMKDGDVVLLENLRFHPGEEGNDPEFAKSLAKLAEIYVIDAFGTCHRKHASMYGIKDFVQPVVMGFLLERELKYFEKALVNPQRPVVAFIGGSKVSSKLGVIKHLLDKADKIFIGGAMAFTFIKAMGYEVGSSLVEDDMFDEALYVIDEAKKRGVKFYLPVDFVCGQAISEQTPVIEVAWQEIPKGWMGLDIGHASITLIKEILKDAQTIIWNGPMGVFEIDKFKGGTFGLAHAIAESPALSIAGGGDTDYAIHKAGVIDEISYISTGGGAFLKLLEGKVLPCLEAITKNE; translated from the coding sequence ATGTTCAACAGCTATATGACTCTTGAAGATGTTGATGTTACTGGAAAAAGGGTTTTTGTCAGGGTTGACTACAACGTTCCTCTTGACGAACACGGTCATATAGTTGATGACACAAGGATAAGGGAGACAATCCCAACTATAAACTACCTTTTAGATAAAAATGCGAAGGTTATACTTGCCTCACACCTTGGAAGACCAAAAGGTGAGAGAAATCCAAAATACTCACTATTCCCTGTCGCAAGGAGACTTGAGAGACTTTTAAACAAAGAGGTTAAGTTTGCTCCTGACTGTGTTGGAAAGGAAGTTGAGGAGCTTGTATTTAACATGAAAGATGGGGATGTTGTTCTCCTTGAGAATTTAAGGTTCCATCCTGGAGAGGAAGGAAACGATCCTGAGTTTGCAAAGTCTCTTGCAAAACTTGCAGAGATCTATGTTATAGATGCCTTTGGTACATGCCATAGAAAACATGCTTCAATGTACGGCATAAAGGATTTTGTACAGCCTGTTGTTATGGGATTTCTCCTTGAGAGGGAGCTGAAATACTTTGAAAAAGCTCTTGTTAATCCACAGAGACCTGTTGTTGCATTTATAGGTGGATCAAAGGTCTCATCTAAACTTGGTGTTATAAAACATCTGCTTGATAAGGCTGACAAGATATTTATAGGGGGAGCGATGGCCTTCACATTTATAAAAGCTATGGGTTATGAGGTTGGAAGCTCCCTTGTTGAGGATGATATGTTTGATGAGGCCCTTTATGTTATAGATGAGGCTAAAAAGAGAGGTGTAAAGTTCTACCTTCCTGTAGATTTTGTCTGCGGACAGGCTATATCAGAACAGACACCTGTTATTGAGGTTGCATGGCAGGAGATACCAAAAGGCTGGATGGGTCTTGATATAGGACATGCATCTATAACCCTTATAAAAGAGATACTTAAAGATGCACAGACAATAATATGGAACGGGCCTATGGGTGTTTTTGAGATAGATAAATTCAAAGGTGGAACATTTGGGCTTGCCCATGCTATAGCAGAATCACCTGCTCTATCCATTGCAGGTGGAGGAGACACAGATTATGCCATTCATAAAGCCGGTGTTATAGATGAGATAAGCTATATATCAACAGGTGGAGGAGCATTCCTTAAACTCCTTGAAGGTAAAGTTCTTCCCTGTCTTGAGGCTATAACCAAAAATGAATAA
- the guaB gene encoding IMP dehydrogenase, which produces MYNEFIIEEALTFDDVLLLPQKSDVLPHEADVSSYLTPKIKLNIPIVSAAMDTVTEHRLAIALAREGGIGIIHRNMSIEDQMKEVEKVKKAESGMITEPVTIGPDQTVKEALEIMATYKISGVPVVDSENKLIGILTNRDLRFLHKKDYRKPVSQFMTKAPLITAKEGTSLEEAMDILQKHKVEKLPVVDDEGHLKGLITIKDIVKRKQYPNACKDELGRLRVGAAVGTGPDTIDRVTALVEAGVDVIIVDTAHGHSVRVLETVEKVKAEFPDLELVGGNIATGEAAEDLIKAGADAVKVGVGPGSICTTRVVAGIGVPQITAIAKCAEVAHKYGRKVIADGGIRYSGDIVKAIAAGADTVMLGSLFAGTEESPGERIFYQGRAYKVYRGMGSLGAMKARFSSDRYSQENVEKFVPEGIEGRIPFKGPLSDVVYQLVGGLRSGMGYTGSRTIEDLQKNGRFIKITNAGLRESHAHDVYITQEAPNYWID; this is translated from the coding sequence ATGTATAATGAGTTTATCATAGAAGAGGCTCTTACATTTGATGATGTTCTGCTTTTACCTCAAAAATCTGATGTTCTTCCACATGAGGCTGATGTTAGTTCTTATCTGACACCAAAAATAAAACTGAATATACCGATAGTTTCTGCAGCTATGGACACTGTAACAGAACACAGACTCGCCATAGCACTTGCAAGGGAAGGTGGAATAGGGATAATACACAGAAATATGTCAATAGAAGACCAGATGAAAGAGGTTGAGAAGGTAAAAAAGGCTGAAAGTGGAATGATAACGGAGCCTGTAACAATAGGTCCTGATCAGACTGTAAAGGAAGCTCTTGAGATAATGGCAACATATAAGATATCAGGTGTTCCTGTTGTTGATTCTGAGAATAAGCTTATAGGAATACTTACAAACAGGGATCTTAGATTTTTGCATAAAAAGGATTACAGAAAGCCTGTTTCGCAGTTTATGACAAAAGCTCCTCTCATAACGGCAAAAGAGGGAACATCACTTGAAGAGGCTATGGATATACTCCAGAAACACAAGGTTGAAAAGCTACCTGTTGTTGATGATGAAGGTCATCTGAAAGGACTGATCACTATAAAGGATATAGTCAAGAGAAAGCAGTATCCAAATGCATGTAAAGATGAGCTTGGAAGGTTAAGGGTTGGAGCAGCTGTTGGGACGGGACCAGATACAATAGACAGGGTTACAGCACTTGTTGAGGCAGGTGTTGATGTGATTATCGTTGATACGGCTCACGGTCATTCTGTAAGAGTACTTGAGACTGTGGAGAAAGTTAAGGCTGAGTTTCCAGATCTTGAGCTTGTTGGTGGAAATATAGCAACAGGTGAGGCTGCAGAGGATCTTATTAAAGCCGGTGCGGATGCTGTAAAGGTTGGTGTTGGTCCAGGATCTATATGTACAACAAGGGTTGTTGCAGGTATAGGTGTTCCTCAGATAACAGCTATCGCAAAGTGTGCTGAGGTTGCCCACAAGTATGGCAGAAAGGTTATAGCTGATGGTGGTATAAGATACTCAGGAGATATAGTAAAGGCTATAGCTGCAGGTGCTGATACTGTAATGCTTGGAAGCCTATTTGCAGGTACTGAAGAATCACCTGGTGAGAGGATATTCTACCAGGGAAGAGCTTACAAGGTTTACAGAGGAATGGGATCGCTTGGAGCGATGAAAGCGAGATTCTCTTCAGATAGATACTCCCAGGAGAATGTTGAGAAATTTGTTCCTGAAGGAATTGAGGGAAGAATTCCATTTAAAGGACCTTTATCCGATGTTGTTTACCAGCTTGTTGGTGGGCTTAGATCAGGTATGGGTTATACAGGAAGCAGAACAATAGAGGATCTTCAGAAGAATGGAAGATTCATAAAGATAACAAACGCAGGTCTGAGGGAGAGTCACGCCCACGACGTTTACATTACACAGGAAGCTCCAAACTACTGGATAGATTAA
- a CDS encoding Ppx/GppA phosphatase family protein — protein sequence MSYKVAVIDIGTYSTRLLISGIHEKDSLEETLRSVDDILSVGRITSLGRNLKETGYLQREAIDETLATLREYVLIAKEYKVERIIGYATAACREAENGNEFLEKAKQLGIEINLITGDEEAYLSFLATAYGLSPEGSFVVVDQGGGSTEFAYGIKENGGYKLESSVSFPFGIVNLTEKFIKSDPPEKKEIEDMRRFITPYIEEAYGKMKECREIIGLGGTITTLVALEYHIFPYSSQKVHGKRLTREAVKKWLDKLSSMTLTERKRIPQIEDKRAEAIISGIVIFDTAMEVFEKDNIRVSDWGLRHGAVIKYIMERFSSNRS from the coding sequence TTGAGCTATAAAGTAGCTGTAATTGATATTGGAACCTACTCCACAAGACTTTTAATATCTGGCATTCATGAGAAAGACTCATTAGAGGAAACACTCCGTAGTGTTGATGATATCCTATCAGTTGGGAGAATAACATCCTTAGGGAGAAACCTGAAGGAAACAGGGTATCTCCAGAGGGAAGCTATTGATGAGACACTTGCAACACTGAGAGAGTATGTTCTTATAGCAAAAGAGTATAAAGTAGAAAGAATAATAGGTTATGCAACAGCCGCATGCAGAGAGGCTGAAAACGGAAATGAATTCCTTGAAAAGGCAAAACAGCTCGGTATTGAGATAAATCTTATCACAGGAGATGAAGAGGCTTATCTCTCTTTTCTTGCAACAGCTTACGGACTATCACCTGAAGGTAGTTTTGTTGTAGTTGATCAGGGTGGGGGAAGTACTGAGTTTGCATACGGCATAAAAGAAAACGGCGGATATAAGCTTGAAAGTTCAGTTTCATTTCCCTTCGGTATAGTAAATCTCACAGAAAAGTTTATAAAATCAGATCCTCCTGAAAAAAAAGAGATAGAGGATATGAGGAGGTTTATAACTCCTTACATAGAAGAAGCCTACGGAAAGATGAAGGAGTGCAGGGAGATAATAGGTCTTGGCGGAACAATAACAACACTTGTTGCTCTTGAGTACCATATATTCCCTTACTCATCTCAGAAGGTTCACGGTAAGAGATTAACAAGAGAAGCAGTCAAAAAATGGCTTGATAAGCTCTCATCAATGACTCTTACTGAAAGGAAAAGGATACCCCAGATTGAGGATAAAAGAGCTGAAGCTATCATATCTGGGATAGTCATATTTGATACGGCTATGGAGGTTTTCGAAAAAGATAATATAAGGGTAAGCGACTGGGGATTGAGACACGGAGCTGTTATAAAATACATAATGGAAAGGTTTTCATCAAACAGGTCTTAG
- a CDS encoding NIL domain-containing protein has translation MESIKLKLIYPEEKIKEPILSRVCKNFDVEINIRKANVQENIGWLELELTGKEEEIEKAIQYLVSQGIDVSPLEGQVFME, from the coding sequence ATGGAATCTATAAAGCTAAAACTTATATACCCTGAAGAAAAGATAAAAGAGCCTATCTTAAGCAGGGTCTGTAAGAATTTTGATGTTGAGATAAACATAAGAAAGGCTAATGTTCAGGAAAATATAGGCTGGCTTGAGCTTGAGCTTACAGGAAAAGAAGAGGAGATTGAAAAGGCTATACAGTACCTTGTAAGTCAGGGGATAGATGTTTCCCCTTTAGAAGGACAGGTCTTTATGGAGTAG
- the rpsB gene encoding 30S ribosomal protein S2 produces MAFEITMRELLEAGVHFGHQTRRWNPKMAPYIFTKRNGIHIIDLAKTIPLFKVAWEFVRDEVAKGSDILFVGTKKQAQQIIEEQATRCGAYYINERWLGGLLTNFTTVRKSVAKLKKLETMEAEGAFEILPKKEVVKLKKKKEKLEKYLKGIKDMEKIPDIIFIVDTVREELAVKEAKKLGIPVVAIADTNCDPDMIDYPIPGNDDAIKAINLITTKIADAVIEGKSLRESVGEAVETESIEAELMKKAEEEGVAEVGIVESGIHGANAPEKEEKLEEEVDKEVKEHLPEEIEEAKEELK; encoded by the coding sequence ATGGCTTTTGAAATCACTATGAGAGAACTTCTTGAAGCTGGGGTTCATTTCGGTCACCAGACAAGAAGATGGAACCCCAAGATGGCACCTTACATCTTCACAAAGAGAAACGGGATCCATATCATTGACCTTGCCAAAACGATCCCGCTTTTCAAAGTTGCCTGGGAGTTTGTGAGAGACGAGGTTGCAAAAGGATCTGACATTCTCTTTGTAGGAACTAAGAAACAGGCACAGCAGATCATTGAAGAACAGGCAACAAGATGTGGAGCTTACTACATCAATGAGAGATGGTTAGGAGGTCTTTTAACCAACTTTACAACAGTCAGAAAGAGTGTTGCCAAGCTCAAAAAGCTTGAGACTATGGAAGCTGAAGGGGCTTTTGAGATACTTCCAAAAAAGGAAGTTGTAAAGCTCAAAAAGAAAAAGGAAAAGCTTGAGAAGTACCTGAAAGGTATAAAGGATATGGAAAAGATCCCTGACATCATATTCATAGTTGATACAGTCAGGGAGGAGCTTGCAGTTAAGGAGGCAAAGAAACTTGGTATACCTGTTGTTGCTATAGCGGACACAAACTGTGATCCTGACATGATAGATTACCCTATACCAGGTAATGATGATGCTATAAAGGCTATAAATCTTATAACAACGAAGATAGCTGATGCTGTTATTGAAGGAAAGTCTTTAAGGGAAAGCGTTGGTGAAGCTGTTGAGACTGAAAGTATAGAAGCTGAGCTTATGAAAAAGGCTGAGGAAGAAGGTGTTGCTGAAGTTGGGATAGTTGAGTCAGGAATACATGGAGCAAACGCACCTGAAAAAGAGGAAAAACTAGAAGAGGAAGTAGATAAGGAAGTTAAGGAGCATCTTCCTGAAGAAATAGAAGAAGCAAAGGAGGAGTTAAAGTAA
- the pyrH gene encoding UMP kinase yields the protein MGLKYRRVLLKLSGEALMGDREYGIDPFFISELADEIKSVYEIGAEIAIVIGGGNIFRGVKGSSMGMDRATADYMGMLATVMNALALQDILEKKEVPTRVMSAIEMRQIAEPYIRRRAIRHLEKGRIVIFAAGTGSPFFTTDTTGALRAAEIKADVLLKATKVDGIYDKDPVKHPDAKLLKEITYLEAINKDLKVMDHTALTLCMENNLPIVVFNIKKKGNIMKILLGEPIGSIVR from the coding sequence TTGGGCTTAAAGTACAGGAGAGTCCTTTTAAAACTATCAGGTGAAGCTTTAATGGGGGATCGAGAGTATGGTATCGATCCCTTTTTTATTAGTGAACTTGCAGATGAGATAAAGTCAGTTTATGAGATAGGTGCAGAGATAGCCATAGTTATAGGTGGTGGAAATATATTCAGAGGAGTAAAAGGCTCCTCAATGGGAATGGATAGAGCAACAGCAGACTATATGGGTATGCTCGCCACTGTTATGAATGCCCTCGCACTTCAGGACATTTTAGAAAAAAAAGAGGTTCCCACAAGGGTTATGTCTGCCATAGAGATGAGGCAGATAGCAGAACCTTACATAAGAAGAAGGGCTATAAGACATCTTGAAAAAGGAAGAATCGTTATATTCGCAGCTGGAACAGGATCACCATTCTTTACAACAGATACAACAGGAGCTTTAAGAGCTGCAGAGATAAAGGCTGATGTTCTTCTTAAGGCAACAAAAGTTGATGGGATTTACGATAAAGATCCTGTTAAACACCCTGATGCAAAGCTGCTTAAGGAGATAACATACCTTGAGGCCATAAACAAAGATCTGAAAGTGATGGATCATACAGCATTAACGCTATGTATGGAGAACAATCTCCCTATAGTTGTTTTTAACATAAAGAAAAAAGGAAATATAATGAAGATCCTCCTTGGTGAGCCTATAGGATCTATCGTCAGATAA
- a CDS encoding LptF/LptG family permease — translation MRILDRYLYKKLTVYLLVVLPSFSFVAVLAELIEVLRKAKQLDIYYLSLYILYQLPEKVYYILPISAVIAFILLAKDLIESKEIYPILLNGISLKSLATKLFIFPLFLSFLQIINLELIMPTAKKEVEKVYSILKNRPPEEEKYLFAYNRWITLDSKSYMYFRFLDFNKREGKDLIFIQFDENYNPVLRIEGNRFKIKGRSILIQNGKIIDLSDIFSFNYRRFKTFDFPVAVDIKNLKKLVKVKKPVSILQLYRSAVIAEKFGYPAGYYWSKFYSKLATVFSALILSIVVFPFLWSRKKDKLFIAFASIIVYWYGTAFIASMAESGAVPYITVLFVDLVYLMVGLFFLSKLRFSEL, via the coding sequence ATGAGGATACTAGATAGATATTTATATAAAAAACTGACTGTTTACCTGCTTGTTGTTCTACCTTCTTTCTCATTTGTTGCGGTTCTCGCCGAACTTATAGAGGTTTTAAGAAAGGCGAAACAGCTTGATATTTACTATCTTTCGCTGTACATACTCTATCAGCTTCCGGAAAAGGTATACTACATTCTGCCAATATCTGCTGTTATAGCTTTTATACTTCTTGCAAAGGATCTGATAGAGAGTAAAGAGATATACCCGATACTTCTCAACGGAATCTCACTTAAATCTCTGGCCACAAAACTTTTTATATTTCCGTTATTCCTATCATTCCTGCAGATAATCAATCTTGAGCTCATTATGCCGACCGCTAAGAAAGAGGTGGAAAAGGTTTACTCTATATTAAAGAACAGACCTCCTGAAGAGGAAAAATACCTTTTCGCTTATAACAGATGGATTACACTTGACAGTAAAAGCTATATGTATTTCAGATTTCTTGATTTTAACAAAAGGGAAGGTAAGGATCTTATATTCATACAGTTTGATGAGAACTACAATCCTGTTTTAAGAATAGAAGGTAATAGATTCAAGATAAAGGGCAGAAGCATACTTATTCAAAACGGCAAGATCATAGATCTATCTGACATTTTCTCTTTTAATTACAGAAGGTTTAAGACATTTGACTTTCCTGTAGCTGTAGACATTAAAAATCTAAAAAAACTTGTAAAGGTTAAAAAACCTGTATCAATACTACAGCTTTACAGATCAGCTGTTATAGCAGAAAAGTTCGGTTATCCTGCAGGATACTACTGGAGTAAGTTTTATTCAAAGCTTGCCACTGTATTTTCAGCCCTTATCCTCTCAATCGTTGTCTTCCCATTCCTGTGGAGCAGAAAGAAAGATAAGCTTTTTATAGCTTTTGCATCTATAATCGTTTACTGGTACGGTACAGCATTTATAGCATCAATGGCTGAAAGTGGAGCTGTCCCTTATATAACCGTTCTTTTTGTGGATCTTGTGTATCTGATGGTAGGTCTGTTTTTCCTTTCTAAACTCAGGTTCAGTGAGCTTTAG
- the pheA gene encoding prephenate dehydratase, whose amino-acid sequence MDYKKKLEELRNKIDQIDEQILRLLNERAKLAQEVGHIKKEHNLPIYVPSREKAIFERLEKLNAELGEIFPTDAVKPVFREIISACRSTEESIKVAYLGPRATFTHQAAIKHFGQAVEHIPVSTIKDVFEEIVKEKADFGVVPVENTIEGIVNYTLDLLVDYPLKITGEVILEISLHLMGINPDVREIVRVYSHRHALAECRDWLRENLPNAQLIEVESTAKAAEMAKDDYESAAVASEAAADIYGLHIIERKIDRHIHNFTRFLVIGTQIPNRTGNDKTTFIFSVKNEVGALYKTLEPLYRHGINMTKIESRPSKKEAWDYIFFTDIEGHIQDERVEKALKELEEISPFFKILGSYPKAH is encoded by the coding sequence ATGGATTATAAAAAAAAGTTAGAAGAGCTTAGGAATAAGATAGACCAGATAGATGAGCAGATTCTCAGACTTCTGAATGAGAGGGCTAAATTAGCCCAGGAAGTTGGGCATATAAAAAAGGAGCATAATCTCCCTATATACGTTCCAAGCAGGGAAAAGGCTATTTTTGAGAGACTTGAAAAGCTGAATGCTGAGCTTGGTGAAATATTCCCTACAGATGCTGTAAAGCCTGTATTCAGAGAGATAATATCAGCCTGTAGATCAACAGAGGAGAGTATTAAGGTTGCATACCTTGGACCAAGGGCAACATTTACACACCAGGCAGCTATAAAACATTTTGGTCAGGCTGTTGAGCATATACCTGTATCAACAATAAAGGATGTTTTTGAGGAGATTGTAAAGGAGAAGGCTGATTTTGGCGTTGTTCCTGTTGAAAACACAATAGAAGGTATAGTTAATTACACACTGGATCTTCTTGTTGATTACCCTCTTAAGATAACGGGTGAAGTTATACTTGAGATATCACTTCATCTTATGGGAATAAATCCTGATGTCAGGGAGATAGTCAGAGTTTACTCCCACAGACATGCACTTGCTGAGTGTAGGGACTGGCTCAGGGAAAATCTGCCAAATGCACAGCTTATAGAGGTTGAAAGTACAGCAAAAGCCGCAGAGATGGCAAAGGATGATTATGAGTCTGCCGCTGTGGCAAGTGAGGCAGCTGCTGATATTTATGGACTTCATATAATTGAGAGAAAGATAGACAGACATATACATAACTTCACAAGATTCCTTGTGATAGGAACACAGATACCAAACAGAACTGGAAATGATAAGACAACATTCATATTCTCCGTAAAAAATGAGGTGGGAGCTCTATATAAGACACTTGAGCCTTTATACAGACACGGGATAAATATGACAAAGATAGAATCAAGACCTTCTAAAAAGGAGGCATGGGATTATATTTTCTTCACAGATATTGAAGGTCATATACAGGATGAGAGGGTAGAAAAAGCTTTAAAAGAGCTTGAGGAGATATCACCTTTCTTCAAGATCCTTGGCTCATACCCTAAAGCTCACTGA
- the thrC gene encoding threonine synthase, giving the protein MPKVKALKCKECGKEYPVEPIHVCEFCFGPLEIEYDYDEIKKNISKEKIENGPKSLWRYVDLLPVDNPKVGLSAGFTPLIKAEKLGKELGLKNLYIKDDSVNHPTLSFKDRVVAVALSKAKEFGFDTAACASTGNLANSVAANAAASGMKCYVFIPSNLETNKIIGSLVFNPTVVAVDGNYDDVNRLSSEIANEFGWAFVNINVRPFYSEGSKTLAFEVAEQLGWKAPDAVVAPLASGSLYTKIWKGFNELKEVGLISDNPPRMYGAQAEGCSPIYKAFKENRDWIVPEKPDTIAKSIAIGNPADGPYAVKVGKESSGDMEIASDQEIIEGIKLLARTEGIFTETAGGTTIAVLKKLAEKGAFDPEETVVVYITGNGYKTMEVLEGQLKKPVHIKPSLTEFKEKVIGQTVKAEEK; this is encoded by the coding sequence ATGCCAAAAGTCAAAGCATTAAAATGTAAAGAGTGTGGTAAAGAGTATCCTGTCGAACCTATACATGTGTGTGAGTTCTGTTTTGGACCACTTGAAATAGAGTACGATTATGATGAGATAAAGAAGAATATATCTAAGGAAAAGATAGAAAACGGTCCTAAAAGTCTATGGAGATATGTTGATCTCCTTCCTGTAGATAACCCTAAGGTGGGGCTTTCTGCAGGATTTACACCTCTTATAAAAGCTGAAAAGTTAGGAAAGGAGCTTGGACTTAAAAATCTGTACATAAAAGATGACTCTGTAAATCATCCAACGCTCTCGTTTAAAGACAGGGTTGTTGCTGTTGCACTTTCCAAGGCTAAGGAGTTTGGATTTGATACAGCAGCCTGTGCATCAACAGGTAATCTTGCAAACTCTGTTGCCGCAAATGCTGCAGCCTCAGGAATGAAATGTTATGTCTTTATCCCATCAAACCTTGAGACTAACAAGATCATAGGCTCACTCGTATTCAATCCTACAGTTGTTGCTGTTGATGGAAATTATGATGATGTTAACAGACTCTCTTCAGAGATAGCCAATGAGTTTGGATGGGCTTTTGTTAATATAAATGTGAGACCATTTTACTCAGAAGGATCAAAAACTCTTGCATTTGAGGTTGCTGAACAGCTTGGATGGAAAGCTCCTGACGCTGTTGTAGCTCCTTTAGCTTCAGGTTCTCTGTACACAAAAATATGGAAAGGGTTTAATGAGCTTAAAGAGGTAGGACTTATATCTGATAATCCTCCAAGAATGTACGGGGCTCAGGCAGAAGGATGCAGTCCTATATACAAGGCCTTTAAGGAAAACAGGGACTGGATCGTTCCAGAAAAACCCGACACAATAGCAAAATCAATAGCTATAGGAAACCCTGCTGATGGTCCTTATGCTGTTAAAGTAGGGAAGGAAAGTAGTGGTGATATGGAGATAGCCTCAGATCAGGAAATAATAGAGGGTATAAAACTTCTTGCTAGAACAGAAGGTATATTCACAGAGACAGCTGGTGGAACAACGATAGCTGTTCTCAAAAAGTTAGCTGAGAAAGGGGCTTTTGATCCTGAAGAGACCGTAGTTGTTTACATAACAGGTAACGGTTATAAAACAATGGAAGTTCTTGAAGGACAGCTCAAAAAACCTGTTCATATAAAACCTTCACTTACTGAGTTTAAGGAAAAAGTTATTGGTCAGACAGTAAAAGCTGAAGAAAAATAA
- a CDS encoding MoaD/ThiS family protein: MAVTVRIPTALRRVTQGQGEVQVEASTIAELIDKLEAEFPGIKERLVEPNGEIRKFVNFFVNDEDIRFLKGKDTELKDGDIVAIIPAIAGGLEA, translated from the coding sequence ATGGCGGTAACAGTTAGAATACCAACAGCATTAAGAAGAGTAACACAGGGTCAGGGCGAGGTTCAGGTTGAGGCATCAACAATAGCAGAGCTTATTGATAAGCTTGAGGCTGAATTTCCTGGAATAAAAGAGAGACTTGTTGAACCTAACGGTGAGATAAGAAAGTTTGTTAACTTCTTTGTTAATGATGAGGATATAAGATTTTTAAAAGGGAAAGATACAGAGCTAAAAGATGGAGATATTGTAGCCATAATACCTGCAATAGCCGGGGGTTTGGAGGCCTGA
- a CDS encoding inositol monophosphatase family protein → MEEYIKTAKEAAVLGGHILKEYFKKIKKEDIESKSVKDFVTYVDKLSEERIRNFILSVHPDHAFLGEEEGVVGNTESEYLWIVDPLDGTKNYINGFEIFAVSVALQKGDQIVAGAIYVPMLDKLYWAGKGEGAYLNGERIRISNRPVEMALVSTGFPFRYIEELDSYLKAFREAMITFSAIRRPGAAAVDLAMTAEGVFDGFFEMKLSIWDIAAGVLLIKESGGIFTNFEGEEKLDGNVIAGSPHIHEELYKIVKRTLV, encoded by the coding sequence TTGGAGGAGTATATAAAAACCGCTAAAGAGGCTGCTGTTTTAGGCGGTCACATACTGAAGGAGTATTTCAAAAAGATTAAAAAAGAGGATATAGAGAGCAAATCTGTTAAAGATTTTGTTACGTACGTTGACAAGCTCTCAGAGGAAAGGATAAGGAATTTTATACTTTCTGTCCATCCTGACCATGCATTTTTAGGTGAGGAAGAGGGCGTTGTAGGAAATACAGAAAGTGAGTACCTCTGGATAGTTGATCCTCTGGACGGAACAAAGAACTATATAAACGGTTTTGAGATATTTGCTGTCTCGGTGGCCCTCCAGAAAGGGGATCAGATTGTAGCAGGTGCTATATATGTTCCCATGCTTGATAAGCTCTACTGGGCAGGAAAAGGAGAAGGTGCATATCTAAATGGTGAGAGAATAAGAATATCAAACAGGCCTGTTGAGATGGCTCTTGTTTCTACAGGATTTCCATTCAGGTATATAGAGGAGCTGGACAGCTATCTGAAAGCTTTTAGAGAGGCTATGATAACATTCTCAGCTATTAGAAGACCTGGGGCGGCTGCTGTTGATCTTGCGATGACAGCTGAAGGTGTTTTTGATGGATTTTTTGAGATGAAGCTCTCAATATGGGATATTGCAGCAGGAGTCCTTCTTATAAAGGAGTCAGGCGGTATCTTTACAAATTTTGAAGGTGAGGAAAAGTTAGACGGAAATGTTATAGCGGGAAGTCCCCACATTCATGAGGAACTTTATAAAATAGTAAAAAGAACACTTGTGTGA